In Heliangelus exortis chromosome Z, bHelExo1.hap1, whole genome shotgun sequence, a genomic segment contains:
- the PTBP3 gene encoding polypyrimidine tract-binding protein 3, whose amino-acid sequence MSNSTPPQDNGNKKKKFKRGGQPHSPSRVLHICQIPSRATESDIISLGLPFGKVTNILMLKGKKQALLEMASEDSASAMMKYYTMATPRLHGQPVRIQYSYHKELKTDNLATHARAQAVLQAMNTQQCGSLDVVNGLPAGGGSCPNSVLRIVVENVFYPITLDVLLQIFSKFGSVLKIITFSKNNKFQALLQYADPMNAYYAKMTLDGQSIYTGCCTLHVDYSNLANLNVRFNNDRSRDFTRVDLSSANGHRALAPPAAFGTPGLFPTYAGPSGFASALDFAQGLSVPPLPGPMATSAASGQMTIPGVISLPLSSVLLVSNLNPEAITPHGLFILFGVYGDVQRVKIMFKKKDNALVQMADVAQAQLAIFHLNGQRVYGRVLHATFSKHQIVQLPRAGHDDYGLTRDYSHSPLHRFKNPASRNFQNIFPPSDTLHLSNIPTFVTVEELKDLFASTGSTVKAFRFFQRDCRMALIQLGSVEEAIQALIELHNHDFGEKHHLRVSFSKCPL is encoded by the exons ATGAGCAATTCTACTCCACCTCAAG ATAATgggaataaaaagaagaaattcaaaCGAGGTGGGCAGCCACACTCCCCTTCACGTGTCCTTCATATTTGTCAAATTCCAAGTCGAGCTACTGAATCAGACATCATTTCATTGGGTCTCCCTTTTGGCAAAGTTACCAACATCTTGAtgctaaaagggaaaaaacag GCACTTTTGGAAATGGCTTCTGAAGATAGTGCTTCTGCTATGATGAAGTACTACACTATGGCTACACCTCGCCTCCATGGTCAGCCTGTACGGATTCAGTATTCCTATCACAAGGAGCTTAAGACTGACAATCTAGCTACTCATGCT CGAGCTCAAGCTGTATTACAAGCTATGAATACTCAGCAGTGTGGAAGCTTGGATGTTGTAAATGGTCTTCCTGCTGGAGGTGGGTCCTGTCCAAATTCTGTTCTTCGAATCGTGgttgaaaatgttttctaccCCATCACATTGGATGTGCTCCTTCAG ATTTTCTCAAAATTTGGATCTGTTTTGAAGATTATCACCTTCAGTAAGAACAATAAATTCCAAGCTCTGCTTCAGTATGCTGATCCAATGAATGCATATTATGCCAAAATG ACTCTAGATGGCCAGAGTATCTACACTGGCTGCTGCACTCTGCATGTTGATTACTCCAATTTAGCTAACCTGAATGTAAGGTTCAACAATGACAGAAGCAGGGATTTCACTCGCGTTGACCTTTCTTCTGCTAATGGCCACCGAGCCCTGGCGCCACCTGCTGCCTTTG GCACCCCAGGTCTCTTTCCAACATATGCAGGGCCTTCTGGGTTTGCTTCAGCTTTGGACTTTGCTCAAG GTCTTTCAGTTCCACCTCTTCCTGGACCAATGGCTACATCTGCAGCATCTGGACAGATGACTATTCCTGGTGTTATAAGCCTTCCATTATCCTCTGTTCTGCTTGTCAGCAATCTGAACCCTGAA GCCATCACACCACATGGACTTTTCATCCTGTTTG GTGTGTACGGTGATGTGCAACGTGTGAAGATcatgtttaagaaaaaagataatGCTCTGGTTCAGATGGCAGATGTAGCCCAGGCTCAATTAG CTATCTTCCACTTGAATGGACAGAGGGTTTATGGAAGGGTCCTCCATGCTACTTTTTCAAAACATCAGATAGTTCAACTTCCTCGCGCGGGACACGATGACTATGGTCTGACAAGGGACTACAGCCATAGCCCTTTACATCGCTTTAAGAATCCTGCCTCTAGGAATTTCCAGAATATCTTTCCTCCATCTGATACCCTGCATCTCTCCAACATCCC GACTTTTGTTACTGTTGAAGAACTGAAGGATCTTTTTGCAAGTACGGGATCTACTGTGAAAGCCTTCAGATTCTTCCA GAGAGATTGCAGAATGGCTCTGATCCAGCTGGGCTCTGTGGAAGAAGCAATTCAAGCTCTCATTGAGCTTCACAATCATGACTTCGGAGAAAAACATCACCTCCGAGTTTCATTCTCAAAATGTCCACTGTGA